In the Parasteatoda tepidariorum isolate YZ-2023 chromosome 3, CAS_Ptep_4.0, whole genome shotgun sequence genome, one interval contains:
- the LOC107441975 gene encoding soma ferritin, translating into MANSQIRQNFHEECEAAINKQINMELYASYVYLSMSYYFDRDDVALPGFCKFFKKSSDEEREHAEKFMKYQNMRGGRIVLAPIEKPAVEDWVSGIDAMRAALELEKTVNQSLLDLHAIATNRNDAQMCDFLESEYLKEQVEAIKELSGYITNLQRVGTGLGEYMFDKETLHGEE; encoded by the exons ATGGCAAACAGTCAGATTAGACAAAATTTCCATGAAGAATGTGAAGCTGCAATCAATAAACAGATAAATATGGAACTTTATGCCAGCTACGTCTATCTTTCAATG AGTTATTACTTTGATCGAGATGATGTTGCCTTGCCTGGATTCTGCAAGTTCTTCAAGAAGAGCAGTGATGAAGAACGTGAACATGCTGAGAAATTCATGAAATACCAGAACATGAGGGGTGGTCGCATTGTTTTGGCACCAATTGAG aaaCCAGCTGTGGAAGATTGGGTAAGTGGTATTGATGCCATGAGAGCCGCTTTGGAGTTGGAGAAAACTGTTAACCAGTCTTTACTTGATCTCCATGCTATTGCAACCAATCGTAATGATGCACAG ATGTGCGATTTCCTTGAAAGTGAATACCTGAAGGAGCAAGTAGAAGCCATCAAAGAACTGTCTGGCTACATCACCAACTTGCAGCGTGTTGGAACCGGACTCGGAGAATACATGTTCGACAAAGAAACCCTGCACGGGGAAGAATAA